Proteins encoded by one window of Chryseobacterium foetidum:
- the uvrB gene encoding excinuclease ABC subunit UvrB: MQFKLQSEYKPTGDQPTAIEKLTGGVEIGEKYQTLLGVTGSGKTFTVANVVNNVQRPTLVLAHNKTLAAQLFMEFKEFFPENAVEYFVSYYDYYQPEAYIASSGTYIEKDLSINEEVEKLRLSAIASLLSGRRDILIVASVSCIYGVGNPAEFHKSLISLEIGEKTTRTALLHSLVNALYSRTLSEFQRGTFRVKGDVIDIFPAYADNGIRVQFFGDEIEKIQSFDPVSGNVTSNFESIQIYPANLFVTSKETLNGAIRNIQDDMVKQVDFFGSIEKPLEAKRLQERTELDLEMIKELGYCSGIENYSRYLDGRLPGSRPFCLLDYFPKDYLMVIDESHVTVPQVHAMYGGDRSRKEALVDYGFRLPAAMDNRPLKFEEFEAIQNQVIYVSATPADYELEKTGGEYIEQIIRPTGLLDPIIEIRPSLNQIDDLMEEINKRAELDERVLVTTLTKKMAEELTKYFTKFGIRTRYIHSDVETLERIQIMHDLRVGLFDVLIGVNLLREGLDLPEVSLVAILDADKEGMLRSRRSMIQTVGRAARNINGRAIMYADKITKSMQATLDETEYRRAKQISYNQEHGKVPTALNKKISENLVGRSKDFPDEKYTQKEITQKVAETKANYSTEDVAKIVLQKQKEMEAAAKNLDFIKAAKLRDEIEALKN, from the coding sequence ATGCAATTCAAACTTCAATCAGAATACAAACCTACAGGAGATCAGCCTACAGCAATTGAAAAACTGACGGGTGGCGTTGAAATCGGTGAAAAATATCAGACGCTTTTGGGAGTTACCGGCTCGGGTAAAACATTTACCGTTGCCAATGTTGTGAATAATGTTCAGCGACCGACCCTTGTTTTGGCACACAACAAAACTCTGGCAGCACAGCTTTTCATGGAGTTTAAAGAATTCTTTCCTGAAAATGCCGTTGAATATTTTGTGAGTTACTACGATTATTATCAGCCTGAAGCTTACATTGCCAGTTCCGGAACGTACATTGAGAAAGATTTGAGCATCAACGAAGAAGTGGAAAAGCTGCGACTTTCGGCGATTGCAAGTTTGCTTTCCGGAAGAAGAGATATTTTGATTGTTGCCTCAGTATCATGCATTTATGGCGTTGGAAATCCGGCAGAATTTCATAAGTCTTTAATTTCATTGGAAATTGGTGAGAAAACTACAAGGACCGCACTGCTTCATTCTTTAGTTAACGCATTGTATTCCAGAACACTCAGCGAGTTTCAAAGAGGTACGTTTCGGGTAAAAGGTGATGTAATTGATATATTTCCAGCTTATGCTGATAACGGAATCAGAGTACAGTTTTTTGGTGACGAAATAGAAAAAATTCAAAGTTTTGATCCGGTTTCGGGCAATGTAACTTCCAATTTTGAATCTATTCAGATTTATCCTGCCAATCTTTTCGTGACTTCAAAAGAAACTTTGAACGGAGCCATCAGAAATATTCAGGATGACATGGTGAAGCAGGTCGATTTTTTTGGTTCCATTGAAAAACCTCTGGAAGCTAAAAGACTTCAGGAAAGAACAGAACTCGATCTTGAAATGATTAAAGAATTGGGTTATTGCTCAGGAATTGAAAATTATTCCCGTTATCTTGACGGAAGACTTCCCGGCTCTCGACCGTTTTGCCTTTTAGATTATTTCCCGAAAGATTATCTGATGGTGATTGACGAAAGCCACGTTACCGTTCCGCAGGTTCATGCCATGTACGGTGGCGACAGAAGCCGTAAAGAAGCTCTAGTGGACTATGGTTTCCGTCTTCCTGCTGCGATGGATAACCGACCTTTGAAATTTGAGGAGTTTGAAGCAATTCAGAATCAAGTCATTTATGTTTCAGCAACTCCGGCGGATTATGAACTGGAGAAAACCGGTGGTGAATATATTGAACAAATCATCCGTCCGACAGGGCTTTTGGATCCGATTATTGAAATCAGACCTTCTTTAAATCAGATCGATGATTTAATGGAAGAAATCAACAAAAGAGCTGAATTGGATGAGAGGGTTTTGGTGACGACTTTAACCAAAAAAATGGCTGAAGAGCTGACCAAATATTTCACAAAATTCGGCATCAGAACGAGATACATTCACTCTGATGTGGAGACCTTGGAGCGTATTCAGATCATGCACGATCTGCGTGTGGGCCTTTTTGATGTACTGATTGGTGTCAATTTATTAAGGGAAGGTTTGGATTTACCCGAAGTGTCTCTGGTTGCGATTTTGGATGCCGATAAAGAAGGAATGCTGAGAAGCCGAAGATCGATGATACAAACCGTGGGTCGTGCTGCGAGAAACATTAACGGAAGAGCCATCATGTATGCTGATAAGATTACAAAATCGATGCAGGCAACTTTGGATGAAACGGAATACCGCCGCGCAAAGCAGATCAGTTACAATCAGGAGCACGGAAAAGTTCCGACAGCCTTAAATAAGAAGATTTCTGAAAATCTTGTGGGAAGAAGCAAAGATTTCCCGGACGAAAAATATACGCAGAAAGAAATCACTCAAAAAGTTGCTGAAACAAAAGCGAACTATTCTACTGAGGATGTGGCAAAAATTGTTTTACAGAAACAGAAAGAAATGGAAGCTGCTGCGAAGAATTTAGATTTTATAAAAGCAGCAAAACTGCGTGACGAGATTGAAGCCTTGAAAAACTAA
- a CDS encoding M56 family metallopeptidase: protein METLVLKIVICSGILLGLYHLLLSKEKTFVFNRFYLIFSVIFSLTIPFLTIELPELNEDKPTLLIEQEISQPILTGQIVEEKSFDLNQILLTTYCLIAVFFLAKFIFSVLKIKNLKGRKIIYKSKKIVLLKRDLAPFSFWNTIYISEKSFTDSGIDERVFMHEEIHIQQKHSLDLVFIELTKAVLWINPFFYFYKNAMINNHEFLADEEVINKKNDIKNYQELILQEVLKQQNLSLTHQFNFNNTKKRFIMMTKQNSKFAKVKKFLAVPVFAIAAFVFAEKVYGNNVGDLKNDYGIKSNATKLSLNHSEAYKEFIKIIERYEPIIKNRDHKKFTTEVPREVQVKLADLFDNFNSTDLIEAPIWVKYTEISREIPTINQMNKFLISSYKIEIDGKLVDNKVLKNYKNTDFYNVYILKVIPTNPDYGKYDYGVVLYTKAFAKKYNAAKKITVSFKVDMAEYKQWVKNDTISPKKNKDAKVSQPKKEKITKTIFEDFSETKTIPPPPPPSANFVQADFPGGIHDLRVKIAENFDSSLFDKKTGIISTSIFISVDENGKTTDVIADGEDIAFNTEAVRTVKLATNNKPWKPAKDNGKNVKTVFKLPLKMQFATNSPAK from the coding sequence ATGGAAACTTTAGTTTTAAAAATCGTAATCTGCTCAGGGATTCTGCTCGGATTGTACCATTTGCTTTTGTCGAAAGAAAAGACGTTTGTTTTCAACCGTTTTTATCTGATTTTTTCGGTTATTTTTTCACTTACCATTCCATTTTTGACCATTGAACTGCCGGAATTAAATGAAGACAAACCAACCTTACTGATCGAACAGGAAATATCTCAACCAATTTTAACAGGACAGATTGTTGAAGAAAAAAGCTTTGATTTAAATCAGATTCTTCTGACAACTTATTGTTTAATCGCTGTCTTTTTTCTGGCAAAATTCATTTTTTCAGTTTTAAAAATTAAAAATTTAAAGGGTAGAAAAATAATTTATAAAAGCAAAAAGATTGTTTTACTAAAGAGGGATTTGGCACCATTCAGTTTTTGGAATACGATTTACATCTCAGAAAAGTCTTTTACTGATTCCGGAATTGACGAACGTGTTTTCATGCACGAGGAAATTCATATTCAACAGAAACATTCGCTAGATTTGGTTTTTATCGAACTGACAAAAGCCGTTTTGTGGATCAATCCTTTCTTTTATTTCTATAAAAATGCAATGATCAACAACCACGAATTTCTCGCTGACGAAGAGGTTATCAATAAAAAAAATGACATTAAAAACTATCAGGAACTGATTTTACAGGAAGTTTTAAAACAACAAAACTTATCTCTTACTCATCAGTTTAATTTTAACAACACTAAAAAACGATTTATTATGATGACAAAACAAAATTCAAAATTTGCCAAGGTAAAAAAGTTTTTGGCAGTACCCGTATTTGCAATTGCTGCGTTTGTATTTGCTGAGAAGGTGTATGGGAATAATGTTGGTGATCTGAAAAATGATTACGGAATCAAAAGTAATGCAACAAAACTATCACTAAACCATTCGGAGGCTTACAAAGAATTCATTAAAATAATCGAAAGATATGAACCTATAATAAAAAATCGGGATCATAAAAAATTCACCACAGAAGTCCCTCGGGAAGTGCAGGTGAAGTTGGCTGACCTATTTGATAATTTCAATTCTACAGATTTAATTGAAGCGCCAATATGGGTAAAATATACAGAAATAAGCAGAGAAATACCTACCATAAATCAAATGAATAAATTTCTGATTTCCAGTTATAAAATAGAAATTGATGGAAAATTGGTTGATAATAAAGTTCTGAAAAATTATAAAAACACAGATTTTTATAATGTATATATTTTAAAGGTTATTCCCACAAATCCAGATTATGGAAAATATGATTATGGAGTAGTTTTATACACAAAAGCATTTGCAAAAAAATATAACGCTGCAAAAAAAATTACTGTATCATTCAAAGTTGATATGGCAGAATATAAACAATGGGTGAAGAACGACACCATTTCGCCTAAAAAAAATAAAGATGCAAAAGTTTCTCAACCAAAAAAAGAGAAAATAACAAAGACAATTTTTGAAGATTTTTCGGAGACCAAAACTATCCCACCACCTCCACCGCCTTCGGCAAATTTTGTGCAGGCAGATTTTCCAGGAGGAATTCATGATTTAAGAGTAAAGATTGCAGAAAACTTTGATTCGTCACTTTTCGATAAAAAGACAGGAATTATTTCAACATCAATATTTATTTCAGTTGACGAGAATGGTAAGACCACAGATGTAATAGCAGATGGCGAAGATATAGCATTCAATACTGAAGCTGTGCGGACTGTAAAATTGGCAACAAACAATAAACCTTGGAAACCAGCCAAAGATAATGGCAAAAATGTAAAAACTGTTTTTAAACTACCTTTGAAAATGCAGTTCGCCACAAACTCTCCTGCTAAATAA
- a CDS encoding BlaI/MecI/CopY family transcriptional regulator, producing the protein MNEIKLTDSEKTLMEILWEKEKAFMKEILEAYDAPKPATTTVATLLKRMQNKDLVGFTLYGNSREYFPKVAKSDYFKDEMTTMIDRFFNSSVTQFASFFTSNSKLTQKDLKELRDIIDQQIKK; encoded by the coding sequence ATGAATGAGATAAAACTGACCGATTCTGAGAAAACTTTGATGGAAATTCTCTGGGAAAAAGAGAAAGCTTTTATGAAAGAAATTCTTGAAGCTTATGACGCTCCGAAACCTGCGACAACAACTGTAGCAACACTTCTGAAAAGAATGCAGAACAAAGATCTGGTGGGCTTTACGCTCTACGGAAATTCAAGAGAATATTTTCCGAAAGTGGCAAAAAGCGATTACTTTAAGGATGAAATGACAACGATGATTGACCGCTTTTTCAATTCTTCGGTTACACAGTTTGCATCTTTCTTTACGTCAAATTCCAAACTGACGCAGAAAGATTTGAAAGAACTTCGGGACATCATTGATCAACAGATAAAAAAATAA
- a CDS encoding PQQ-dependent sugar dehydrogenase: MNKILLPILLASATTIVSCQGKGKPSEPSAKEEKPNTNYKPAFEGQTRIAPVKTTTPYNVEIINTSLGKPWGIINLPDGRFLITEKSGFINVVSTDGKTVSKIEGFPKVDDKGQGGMLDVALDPDFKTNQMIYFCYSEPYGEGNHTAVAKGKLSADLKNISEVKVIFRATPTYDGDKHYGSRLQFDKDGNLFVSTGERSDKETRVYAQKTDNYLGKILKITKDGKPAEGNPFIGKAGYKPEIYAFGIRSPQGLALDEKGQLWDIEMGPRGGDEINLIQPGKNYGWGDVTYGIEYNGDKINNGTTQKAGTEQPIYYWDPVVSPSGVTFYTGNIAEWKNNLFIACLSGQHINRIVLKDNKVVGEERLLLDQKERFRDVLNGMDGNLYGVTDSGKLYKVSKK; the protein is encoded by the coding sequence ATGAATAAGATTCTATTACCCATTTTGTTAGCTTCTGCCACCACCATCGTTTCGTGTCAGGGCAAAGGCAAACCCAGCGAACCGTCGGCTAAGGAAGAAAAGCCCAATACCAACTACAAACCTGCATTTGAAGGGCAAACGCGAATCGCTCCCGTAAAAACTACTACACCCTACAACGTAGAAATCATCAACACCTCACTCGGAAAACCCTGGGGAATCATCAATCTTCCTGACGGACGGTTTTTAATTACCGAAAAATCAGGTTTTATTAATGTTGTTTCTACCGACGGAAAAACGGTTTCAAAAATCGAAGGTTTCCCGAAAGTGGATGACAAAGGTCAGGGTGGAATGCTCGATGTAGCATTAGATCCGGATTTCAAAACAAATCAAATGATTTATTTCTGTTATTCTGAACCTTATGGAGAGGGAAATCACACAGCGGTTGCCAAAGGAAAATTATCTGCCGACCTGAAAAATATTTCAGAGGTTAAAGTCATTTTCAGGGCAACACCAACTTATGATGGCGATAAACATTACGGAAGCCGTCTTCAATTTGATAAAGACGGAAATTTATTTGTGAGCACCGGTGAAAGGTCAGATAAGGAAACGAGAGTTTATGCTCAGAAAACGGATAATTATTTAGGTAAAATTTTAAAAATTACCAAAGACGGAAAACCTGCCGAAGGAAATCCATTTATTGGAAAAGCCGGTTACAAACCTGAAATCTATGCTTTCGGAATCAGAAGTCCTCAAGGTTTGGCTTTAGATGAAAAAGGACAGCTTTGGGATATTGAAATGGGACCGAGAGGCGGCGACGAAATCAATCTCATCCAGCCCGGAAAAAATTACGGTTGGGGCGATGTAACGTATGGAATTGAATACAACGGCGACAAAATCAACAACGGAACCACCCAAAAAGCAGGAACAGAACAACCAATTTATTATTGGGATCCTGTAGTTTCACCAAGCGGAGTCACTTTCTACACAGGAAATATTGCAGAATGGAAAAACAACCTTTTCATCGCTTGTTTAAGTGGACAACACATCAACAGAATTGTTTTGAAAGATAATAAAGTAGTAGGTGAAGAACGTCTGCTTTTAGACCAGAAAGAAAGATTCAGGGATGTTTTGAATGGAATGGATGGAAATCTTTATGGGGTGACGGATAGTGGAAAGCTGTATAAAGTTTCTAAGAAGTAA
- a CDS encoding DUF6646 family protein, whose product MKKLFLAAMIAVFGVANAQNDAFSGKGDLKLNIGANIQNHGAGIMTSLDYGLGESFSIGAQAGYLLGIDEIYGDKSRVEHRFDVKARASAHLGDVIGLPANFDVYPGLNLGLKNFGAHAGARYFFKKGFGVFTEIQLPIAKYNTDSDNYRLLNNQFAFMAGVSFNL is encoded by the coding sequence ATGAAAAAATTATTTTTAGCAGCAATGATTGCTGTTTTTGGTGTTGCCAATGCTCAAAACGACGCTTTTTCCGGAAAAGGTGATTTGAAACTAAACATCGGAGCCAACATCCAAAATCATGGAGCAGGAATTATGACTTCCTTAGACTACGGTTTGGGAGAAAGTTTCTCCATCGGGGCACAGGCCGGTTACCTTTTGGGAATCGACGAAATCTATGGTGACAAATCAAGAGTTGAACACCGTTTTGATGTAAAAGCCAGAGCCAGCGCACATTTAGGAGACGTTATCGGTTTGCCTGCCAATTTCGATGTCTATCCAGGTCTTAATTTAGGTTTGAAAAACTTTGGAGCCCACGCAGGCGCAAGGTACTTCTTCAAGAAAGGATTTGGCGTTTTCACAGAGATTCAGTTACCGATTGCAAAATACAACACAGATTCTGATAATTACAGACTTTTAAACAACCAGTTTGCTTTTATGGCTGGAGTTTCTTTTAATCTGTAA
- a CDS encoding helix-turn-helix transcriptional regulator, translated as MTRNCRFLLLILSLIFFSDLIRGQNQTNINEASHFEKIHQEIIIAKNRDQALALCKKYIDLAKKENNPQELLNGYESASGMANDSIGLKYGDSILNLAIKLKDQVAIGNSYYAIATRSLMLSDYKKASEFSVIAYDYYLTQKPEEVVKSIFTIAKLKSLINEDEAAQKLLNEQYQNLKKNLTPPNNKLWYRFYLTSLIMTNAKLQKHKENELLIKESYNFDKTNREISLSSYQVIFADAYNDFYMKNYTSAIQKINLATDMMGKTNIEVSENITFLLAQCYWKTGKIDKAFPIFEKIKNNFLKSRKTSIAFRPAFDFFTEYYKKHGTTEQQLASLNDLLEFDKFEKDVKNYVQLKLKDFDEKHKTEEQALAEDEQKFSDWLSIAIISLSSIGVAYFVYRKIKPNKKKDVLKIVEILKTPTEIPQPKNNKVEIQATSDGTEIDYSLYRPINKLTVDQILASMKNFESSFGFLEQDLKLTTLAQKMNTNEKYLSKVIKIYKGKTFNSYLTDLRFEYLDEKLKADSQFSSQKIKDISSKLGFGSPEFFATAFKEKYGKSPKEYFEN; from the coding sequence ATGACCAGAAATTGTCGGTTTTTACTTCTCATTTTAAGTCTTATTTTCTTTTCGGATCTTATTAGAGGACAAAACCAAACAAATATTAACGAAGCTTCCCATTTTGAAAAGATTCATCAAGAAATCATAATTGCTAAAAACAGAGACCAAGCTTTAGCGTTGTGCAAAAAATATATTGATTTAGCTAAAAAAGAAAACAACCCTCAGGAATTACTTAATGGTTATGAAAGTGCATCAGGTATGGCTAATGACAGCATTGGCCTAAAGTATGGAGACAGCATCTTGAATTTAGCAATAAAATTGAAGGATCAGGTTGCTATTGGAAATTCCTATTACGCAATAGCCACAAGAAGTTTAATGCTATCAGATTATAAAAAAGCTTCAGAATTTTCGGTCATTGCTTACGATTATTATTTAACTCAAAAGCCAGAGGAAGTAGTAAAATCTATATTTACGATAGCAAAACTGAAATCTTTAATTAATGAGGATGAAGCTGCTCAAAAACTGTTAAACGAACAGTATCAAAATCTCAAGAAAAATCTTACGCCACCTAATAATAAATTATGGTATAGGTTTTATTTGACTTCATTGATAATGACAAATGCAAAACTTCAAAAACACAAAGAAAATGAACTTCTTATCAAAGAGTCTTACAATTTTGACAAGACTAACAGAGAAATTAGTTTAAGTAGTTATCAGGTAATTTTTGCAGATGCTTACAATGATTTTTACATGAAAAATTATACGTCTGCAATACAAAAAATAAATCTCGCGACAGATATGATGGGTAAAACAAATATTGAAGTATCTGAAAACATAACTTTTCTTTTAGCCCAATGCTACTGGAAAACCGGCAAGATAGATAAAGCTTTTCCAATATTTGAAAAAATAAAAAACAATTTTCTTAAAAGCAGGAAAACATCTATAGCCTTCCGTCCGGCATTCGACTTCTTTACAGAGTATTATAAGAAGCACGGAACTACAGAACAACAATTGGCTTCATTAAATGATCTGCTTGAGTTTGACAAGTTTGAAAAAGATGTTAAAAACTACGTTCAATTAAAGCTGAAAGACTTTGACGAAAAGCATAAAACAGAAGAACAGGCTCTTGCTGAAGATGAGCAAAAGTTTAGTGATTGGCTTAGTATCGCCATTATTTCTTTAAGTTCGATTGGCGTCGCTTATTTTGTGTATCGAAAAATTAAACCCAACAAAAAGAAAGACGTTCTAAAGATTGTAGAAATACTGAAAACTCCCACTGAGATTCCGCAACCAAAGAATAACAAGGTAGAGATACAGGCAACTTCCGATGGTACAGAAATCGATTATAGTTTGTACCGACCGATTAACAAACTTACGGTCGATCAGATTCTCGCTTCTATGAAAAATTTCGAATCTTCTTTTGGATTTTTAGAACAGGATTTAAAACTCACCACTTTAGCGCAAAAAATGAATACTAACGAAAAGTATTTGAGTAAAGTCATTAAAATTTATAAAGGAAAAACATTCAATTCCTATCTAACGGACTTACGATTTGAATATCTTGACGAGAAACTTAAAGCAGATTCACAATTCAGCAGCCAAAAAATAAAGGACATTTCATCAAAATTGGGTTTCGGCAGTCCGGAATTTTTTGCGACTGCTTTTAAAGAGAAGTATGGAAAATCTCCAAAAGAATACTTTGAAAATTAA